AGGCCGGTGGTATCCAGAGATAAGCGTCGAATCAGAGCCCGGCGTTCCGCTTCGGGGGCCGGCGTAATCTTCCGCTTTTCCAGTTCGGCCAGAATGAAATTATCGATCGGGTTGGTCACCCACTTTTGATTGGCCACCGTTGGAATGGCCGGTTTCTTCGGCGGGATGAATGACCAGTGGGCCTGATATTCCGCGCCCTGATCGATCCACTGTTTCAAAGTCGCCAGTTGGGCCGGGGTGATATTCTTATTCGTCTCCGGCGGCGGCATCTTCTCGGTATCGTCTTTGGACAGGATGCGAACGATCAGTTCGCTTTCGACGCTTTTCCCGGGGATGATGGCTTTCTTGGCCAAAGCCCCTTCGCGCTGATCGATGCGAAGTCCCGCTTTTCGGGAAGCACTATCCGGCCCGTGACAGGGAAAGCAGTTCTCCGCGAGTATCGGACGGATGTCCCGGTTGTATTCCAGCTTGGTGGGAGATTCCGCATGAACGGCGATTGCACTGGCAAACAACCCGAGGAGAGCGGATTGGAATCGCAACATTGTGGGATCCTTTAATATCGGAGAAGGGCGATTTTCTTCCGGCAGGTCGGTAGGTAGGTACCTGCCTCACACTATCTAATATACCCGCAGACGGTCGTAAGAACAAACCCGAATTTGTGCGGAAGCAGGAATTGGAAAGTGAAAATTCGACGGACTTAGGCGGCGCTACTCGGTCGGTTTTTTGCGAATGCCGGGGGTGGCCAAAACCGTAGTCCGCAGATTCTGATTCTCGCTGGGCGTAAGATTGGACGTCAGAGCCAGCTCCGCAGCCAGTTTCAGAGCTTTATTCGACGGTTCCTGCTGTCCCAGTTGCGTCCAGCACAAGTAGAGGTACCAGGCCGGGCGGGCTTCGGTCGGACTCAACTTCTGAGCCAGCTTGAACTCTGCCGTCGCCTTCAAAAATAATTTCTCGGAAAGGTGCTCATCGGCATCTGAGACCGACTTGGCACTTTTCTTCGCCAATAAATAAAGCCCGATCCCCCGATGCAGATGCTCGGCATAGCCTTCGTTCATTTCGTCGGCCATTTCCATCAGACGGGTGTGGCAGTGAATCAGGTGTTCGTGTGCCGGTCCGGAGGCCTCTTGGGCATCCGCCGTGAAGCGGTCGAATTGCCAGTACGCCTCATCAAACTGCTTCATTTTGTAGAGCATCTCGGCGAGGTAGGCCCGAATCATAATCTGATCGGGATTAGCCGCGATATGCTGTCGGAGGTGCTCGGCCGCTTCCTTGGGGGCCTGCTTTTCCATGCACTCCGCGGCCTTCATGAGGTGATCGACTCTCTCAGCGCTCGCGGCTTCGGGCAACTTGGTTTCGGGCTTCTTAACCAGCACGGTCGGCGCGGCGGCCACCAGTTTTTCCGGTTCCGCGGGCTTGGCCGGGCGCTCGATTTCGACCGGGGGCGAGACATTATTCAAAGTGGCGACCGGAGGAGCTGCCGTTTCCGTACTAGGGATAGCAGGAGTTTCGACCCCCGCCGGGCTGGGCGTAGAGCTGTTGCGAGTACTTTGGCAACCCATGACCACAGCGAGAACTATGAGTAGGCTGAGATACCGCATGAAAAGCCTTCCGACTGAGAATGCCGATAAAATCGGCTGTGCCGGAAAGTATCGAAAAATGGGTAATATCGAAATTAGCGAATGCTGGGGAAGCTTGGCAAAGTGAATGATAATATAGGTAATTTGATAGGGTAATGCGGATAGTGAGGGCTCATGGAAAACCTGACTCCGAAGAAGACGCACTTACCGCCGCCGAATGGGGCTTCCCCTCCCAAGGCCAGCGCCCATCGGCTCAGTCTGTATTTACGTTGTCTGGAGCCGTTGCAGGTAGCGAAGCAGGAAACCATTTCGAGCAAGCGAATGGCGGAAATGCTGGGGATTCGGGATGCCCAGGTTCGACGTGATTTGACCTACATCGGCAGTCTGGGTCAGCGGGGGATCGGCTATTCAATTCCTAGTCTGATCGCGGCCATTCGCAGTGCGCTGGGACTCAACCGAAACTGGCCGACTATACTGGTGGGGGTGGGGAATCTGGCTCGGGCGTTGATCCGCTACCAGAATTTCCGCGAACATGGCTTCGAGATCTTGGCTCTGTTTGATTGTGACGCCGGGAAGATCGGCACGCCGATTGAAGGCATGACAATCCAGTCGATTGGCGACCTGAGGAGTACTCTCAAGAAGGTACACGCCGAGTTGGCTTTGTTGACGGTGCCAGCCGAGGCCGCGCAGTCGACGGCGGAGTTGCTGGCGGAGGCAGGGATTCGGGGAATTTTGAATTTTGCTCCGGCGGTGTTGAGGTTGCCAAAATCGGTCCGGATCGTTAACATTGATCTTGCGATGCAATTGGAGCAATTGGCATTTAGCGTGCAGTCCGCGGCTCTGGTCTGATCGCCTTTTTTACCCGATAGTGTAACGGTAGCACAAGGGATTTTGGTTCCCTTTGTCTAGGTTCGAATCCTAGTCGGGTAGTTCACTTTTTTTGACGCCTCAAAAAATCCATAAGTAGTTATCGGATAAGCACTTACGAAAAACACCCTTCGTGCTTGTTTCGTCGCCAAACGCCATTTTGGGTGCAAATTGGGT
The genomic region above belongs to Telmatocola sphagniphila and contains:
- a CDS encoding tetratricopeptide repeat protein; the protein is MRYLSLLIVLAVVMGCQSTRNSSTPSPAGVETPAIPSTETAAPPVATLNNVSPPVEIERPAKPAEPEKLVAAAPTVLVKKPETKLPEAASAERVDHLMKAAECMEKQAPKEAAEHLRQHIAANPDQIMIRAYLAEMLYKMKQFDEAYWQFDRFTADAQEASGPAHEHLIHCHTRLMEMADEMNEGYAEHLHRGIGLYLLAKKSAKSVSDADEHLSEKLFLKATAEFKLAQKLSPTEARPAWYLYLCWTQLGQQEPSNKALKLAAELALTSNLTPSENQNLRTTVLATPGIRKKPTE
- a CDS encoding redox-sensing transcriptional repressor Rex — encoded protein: MENLTPKKTHLPPPNGASPPKASAHRLSLYLRCLEPLQVAKQETISSKRMAEMLGIRDAQVRRDLTYIGSLGQRGIGYSIPSLIAAIRSALGLNRNWPTILVGVGNLARALIRYQNFREHGFEILALFDCDAGKIGTPIEGMTIQSIGDLRSTLKKVHAELALLTVPAEAAQSTAELLAEAGIRGILNFAPAVLRLPKSVRIVNIDLAMQLEQLAFSVQSAALV